Proteins found in one Meiothermus cerbereus DSM 11376 genomic segment:
- the secE gene encoding preprotein translocase subunit SecE, whose protein sequence is MAQEQNAAPRRPLGARIINYFREARAELSRVTWPTRQEVIESTQVILVFAVVAMIVLGLIDTIFRFITVRLP, encoded by the coding sequence ATGGCCCAAGAGCAGAATGCTGCCCCCCGGCGCCCGCTTGGTGCGCGGATTATTAACTACTTCCGCGAAGCCCGGGCCGAACTGTCCCGTGTCACCTGGCCTACCCGTCAAGAGGTCATCGAATCCACCCAGGTTATCCTGGTGTTTGCCGTTGTGGCGATGATCGTACTGGGCCTTATTGACACCATCTTCCGCTTCATCACAGTGCGCCTACCCTGA
- the rpmG gene encoding 50S ribosomal protein L33 produces MASDVRIKLLLECTECKRRNYATEKNRRNTTAKLELKKFCPWCNKHLPHKEVKV; encoded by the coding sequence ATGGCGAGCGACGTACGAATCAAGTTACTCCTGGAGTGCACCGAGTGTAAGCGGCGCAATTACGCGACGGAGAAAAACCGCCGCAATACCACCGCCAAGCTCGAGCTCAAGAAGTTCTGCCCCTGGTGCAATAAGCACCTGCCCCACAAGGAAGTAAAGGTTTAA